The sequence CCAAGCTAAAATCAAAGTTAGTGCAATAGTAATCTACATCAAATTGTGCTTTATCAAGTTTTTGCTGTGCGAGTGTTATAAGGTTAGCTATATTGTAGTTCAAATTGGTTTCCCACATTGTATTGACTTTCTCAAAAAAGCCACTATAAGCCCTAAACATTGTAAAGCCTACAATTACAAGTAGTGCTATAAGAATAATCTTTTTGTATTGGTGCTTTAAGATTTGCTTTAAGTCCATTGCTAAACCTCCTTCAAATTAATTTTTCTCAAACTCTTTTCTTGCATTTCTTTTTGAATTTGATAATTGTAAATTTCATTAACTTTCTCCCTATAAACCTTAATCGTTGCAAAAACTGAAATAGCGAGAAGAACTAAAAGGATAATCCTTCTCTTCCTTCTGTGCTTAAATACTTGCTTTAAATCCATTGTTTGGTCTCCTGTTTTAGGTTATGTAGCTTTTCTAACTTCTCTTCACAAGTAAGGATTAACCTTGAAGTTTCAGAATTTAATATTCCAAAGTAGCCATCTGCTTTAACGGCTTTTTTACATAAAGGATAAATGCTATCTTCAAACTCTTTCGCTAAATCATCTTTTAAGCCGTATCTTTCTTTTAGTTTTTTGATGGCTTCTTCGTCTGTTTTGCTATCAATGAGAATATCTTTAAACTTTTCATATTCGGAGTGGTAAATGTTAAATTCCATTGCATTACAGGTAAAAGATAAGCCGGCTATTATACCGGCTATGATTAGCTTTCTCATTGCTTACCCCCTTTTGATTTTGCCAAATAGCTTTTTAATCAAATCCATTAGCTTTTGCATAGCTTTTCACCCCCTTTCTTAGTATCTTCTAAGCTCTTTTTCAATTTCTATTTTAGTGTTGCATTCCACTATAAGCCTTGATGTTTCGCAATTGTTTTTGCCAAATTGCTCCTCTGAAATCACGGCATTTTTACAAGCCTTGTAAGTGTCCCATACTTCATTTTTGATATTACGCTCATCTGCTACCGGAATGGCCGGTATGATTTGCTTTTTGTCTTTTACGGAGTTGTAATCAATAAAGCCACCCATAACTTTGCCACCTACATACAGATAAAGCTTTGCCATTGCAGTAAAATCATCGTTGCTTGATTTGTAAGCTTCTTTAAAAGTTTCATAATGCTTAAAGTTTGTTTCTACTGCAAAAGTTGTGGTAGCTACTGCCAAAATGCCTGCAAGGATTAACTTTTTCATTTTTACACCTCCAAAGAGTTGTTTATAATTAATACGCAAAAATTTAAAGTTCGGTTTCTTCTTCCGAAGATTTGTTTTGTTTTTCAACGAGTTTCTCAAATAGCCTTATGCCGTTTTCCCTGTTGATTTTAGGCTTGAAGTTAGGATATGGAATATCTACTCCAAACTCAAAATCAGATGGCACGGCATATATATGCCCCCTGTATGCTTTACCTCTGATGTAATAATAAGCCTGAAAGTTTGCAAGTGATGTTAATTGATGTGGCTCTACAATGTAATCGTAATTGCTACTTGCCGTTAAGCCCTATAAGTTGATACTTGCTTTAACTTCCCTTTTACCTACCAAACTTGAAAACCACTCTGCACTTTCGGTGTCTGCTTGTGATAAGAAAACCTTTATTCTTGTATTAGCCTGAATTATTCTTTTCATTGTTTCTTTTTCTTCGTGTGCTATATCGGACAAGCTTTGATGTGATGCTATAACCCTTATTCCTGCACTTCTTCCTTTGTTGAATAAATCCTGTATGCCCTCAAATACAAAGTTCTCAAACTCATCTATTGAAAGGATTATTTTTGTCTTTTGCATTCTTGTTGCTAAATAACCGGTAATATATTGCAAATCCGACGCTATCATCTTTCCAAGTGATTTAGCCACTTCTCCGAATAATAGCTTTGGCAAAACAATATAAACAACGGCATTAGCAAAGATTAGCTTTTCAAGGTTTATATCTGATACATAAGAGTTTAGGAAGTCATAATCACTCATTTTTGCAACAAAGTTTCTAAGCCCTGATATATCTTTCTCTGCCTGCATTCTCTTTTTATCATCGTTTAGCCTGTCATATAGGTTATAAAGATAGCTTTTAGCCATCTCATTTTTTGTTTGATTTATCAAATCAAGCATAATCTCATAATCAATAAGCGTTGCATACCAATCCCTGAAAGTCCATTTTTTA comes from Venenivibrio stagnispumantis and encodes:
- a CDS encoding type IV secretory system conjugative DNA transfer family protein — translated: MSFGIDDEEKQTDFIKVDDGDLSTHMHVLGATGSGKTVFLSYLDAQAIYNDYSLIKLDMKFDEQNFKLCYGLAYHWNKPFYFLNLASHTGSNAGLSSFGTHSYNPLETGDELSITAKIMQATKSSDAVSYYEEVKETSVKAFVSAFLSTGKKWTFRDWYATLIDYEIMLDLINQTKNEMAKSYLYNLYDRLNDDKKRMQAEKDISGLRNFVAKMSDYDFLNSYVSDINLEKLIFANAVVYIVLPKLLFGEVAKSLGKMIASDLQYITGYLATRMQKTKIILSIDEFENFVFEGIQDLFNKGRSAGIRVIASHQSLSDIAHEEKETMKRIIQANTRIKVFLSQADTESAEWFSSLVGKREVKASINL